Genomic DNA from Modestobacter versicolor:
AAACCCCCGGTCATGCCCTGCGCGCCCAGCAGCCGGTGCACCGTGACGGCCGGGTGGTCGGTGAGCTCCTCCAGCCGCTTGGCGGCCCGCCCGGTCGGGGCGGCGAGCGCCACCTCGGTGCCCTTGGCCTGCAGCAGCTTCACCAGCGACGCCACCGTCCGGCTCTTGCCGGTGCCGGGACCGCCGGTGAGCAGTGAGATGCCGGCGCCGAGCACCTGGGCGACCGCGGCCTGCTGCGCCGGGTCCAGCCCCTTGGCCACCGACCGCACCGAGGCCGGGTCGGCGATCCGCCCGCTGGTGGCCGCCAGCCGGTGCACGTTCTCCGCGACGGCCTCCTCGGCCATCCCGTAGCGGGCCAGCGACAGGGTGCGCAGCGCCGGGTCGGGCTCGGGCAGCTCGTCGTCGGAGTCCTCGTCGAACTCCGGCAGGGGCGGCTCGTGCTCGAGCACGTCGCCGGACTCCACCGCGGCCACGATCGCCGCCGCCGGGTCGCTGATCTGCTCGGCGCGCAGCGCGGCGACCACCAGGTCGGCGGGGAGCACGGTGTGGCCGTCGCGGGTGGCGGTGCGCAGCGTCAGCGCGACGATCGCCCGGCCCCGGCGGGTGTCCTGCCGGTCCGCGCCGGAGAGCACGGTGATCGCCAGCCGGTCGGCGTCGGCCAGCGTGACGCCGGTGAGGCTCAGCAGCGCCCACGGGTCGTCGCGCAGCCGGCGGGCGGCGTCCGGGCCCAGCAGGTCCGCCGAGCTGACCGCCAGCCGGGCGTTGAGCCCGGCGCCGACGAGCAGCTCCACGACCTCGTAGGTCGGCCCCGCGGCCAGGAAGGAGCTGAACAGCCGCTCGGCGCGCTGCCGGCCCACCCGGGGCAGCTTCTGCAGCCGGTCGGCGGAGACCTCGTCGGGGCTGGTGATCCCCGCCGCCGGCAGGTCGGCCGCCGTCCGCTTGCCCAGCCCGGGCCACAGGCCGGCGGCGCAGAACGCGGCGAACACCGGGTCGCCGGTCACCGGGCCGCTCATGCCCGCTGCTCCGGCCGGTGCTCGGGGTAGGAGAACGGCGGCGAGGAGACGTCGTCCAGCGCGGTGACGATCGCCGGGGGCAGCCGCACCCCGTCGGCGTCCAGGGTGGCCTGCAGCTGCTGGGCGGTGCGGGCGCCCACGATCGGCGCGACCACGCCCGGGCGGTCGCGCAGCCAGGCCAGCGCGACCCCGAGCGGCGTCGTCCCCAGCCCCTCGGCCGCGGTGATCACCGCCTCGACCACCCGGTCGGCGGTCGCCGAGCGCAGCCCGTCGATGAACCCGGCCCACTGCGGCGAGGCGCCACGGGAGTCACCGGGCGTGCTGTGCCGGTACTTGCCGGTGAGCAGCCCGCGGCCCAGCGGCGACCACGGCAGGATGCCCAGCCCCAGCGCCTCGGCCGCGGGCACGACCTCGCGCTCCACGCCGCGCTGCAGCAGCGAGTACTCCACCTGGGTGCTCACGATCGGCGTGCGCCCGGGCCAGGCGCGCTGCCAGGTGGCGGCCTGGGCGGTCTGCCAGCCGGAGTAGTTGCTGATCCCGACGTAGCGGGCCCGGCCCGAGGAGACGGCGAGGTCGCAGGCGGCCAGCGTCTCCTCCACCGGGGTCGCGTCGTCCCAGGAGTGCAGCTGCCACAGGTCGACGTGGTCCAGGCCGAGGCGCTCCAGCGAGGCGTCCAGGGCGGCGAGCAGGTGCCCGCGGGAGGCGCCGCGGCCCATCGGCCCCGGCCCGGTGCGCCCGACCGCCTTGGTGGCGACCAGGACGTCGTCGCGCGGGACGACGTCGGACAGCAGCCGGCCCAGCGTGCGCTCGCTCTCCCCGTCGGCGTAGACGTCGGCGGTGTCGACCAGCGTCCCGCCGGCGTCGACGAAGGCGGTGAGCTGCATGGCGGCCTCGTCCTCGTCGGTGTCCCGGCCCCACGTCATGGTGCCCAGACCGAGCCGCGACACGACCAGGCCGCTGCGCCCGAGCGCCCGCTGTTCCACGACGGGTCAACCTACCGGGGCCGCGGGTGTGTCCCGGTCAACGCCGGCGCACCGGACGGTCGCACCGGGACCGGCGCCCACGGGCCCTAGGGTGCCTGCCGTGCAGTCGATCCCCGCGTGCCCTGACCGCGTGCCGGCCACCCCGCGGGTGGCCTGACGATGGGCTGGGTCGAAGCGGTCGTCCTGGGCCTGGTGCAGGGCCTCACCGAGTTCCTGCCGATCTCCTCCAGCGCCCACCTGCGCATCTTCGGGGAGGTCTTCGGCTGGGGCGACCCCGGTGCGGCGTTCACCGCCATCACCCAGATCGGCACCGAGACCGCCGTCCTCATCTACTACCGCAAGAAGATCGGCCGGGTCATCACGACCTGGCTGCGGTCGCTGCGCGACCGGGGGCTGCGCAGCGACCCGGACGCCCGGATGGGCTGGCTGATCATCATCGGCAGCATCCCGATCGTGGTGCTCGGCCTGCTGCTGCAGGACCGCATCGAGTCAACCTTCCGCGACCTGCGGATCGTCGCGATCGCGCTGGTCGTGTTCTCGCTGATCCTGTTCTGGGCCGACCGGGTGGGCAGCACGCAGCGCGAGCTGCCCGACCTCACCGTGCGGCACGGGCTCTACTTCGGTCTGGCCCAGGCGATGGCGCTCATCCCCGGCGTCTCCCGCTCGGGCGGCACGATCACCGCCGGCCGGTTCCTCGGCTACTCGCGCTCGGCCGCCGCGGACTACTCGTTCCTGCTCGCCGTCCCGGCGGTGCTCGGCTCGGGCTTCTTCCAGGTCTACGAGTCGCTGGACGGCGGGGTCGACTGGGGCCCCACCCTGCTGGCCACCGCGATCGCCGCCGTCGTCGGCTTCGCGGTCATCTCCTGGCTGCTGCGCTACCTGTCCCGGGGCAGCTTCACCCCGTTCGTCGTCTACCGGGTGGTGCTCGGCCTGCTGCTGCTCGCGCTGGTCGGCGCCGGGGTGCTCGACCCGACATAGGCTCCGCTCGTGACCACCGTCGTGCTGCTGCGCCACGGCCGGACGACGGCCAACACCGCGGGCGTCCTGGCCGGCTGGACCCCCGGGGTGCGACTGGACGAGACCGGCTCGGCGCAGGTGGCCGCGGTCGCCCAGCGGCTGTCCGGCGTGCCGCTGGCCGCGGTGGTCAGCAGCCCGCTCGAGCGCTGCCAGCAGACCGCCGGCGCCGTCGTCGAGGGCCGCGAGCTGGAGCTGCAGACCGACGACCGGCTCGGCGAGGCCCGCTACGGCGACTGGACCGGCCGGCCGATCAAGGAGCTGGTCAAGGAGCCGATGTGGAAGGTCGTCCAGCAGCACCCCTCGGCCGCGGTGTTCCCCGGCCCGGAGGGGGAGGGGCTGGCCCAGACCCAGGCCCGCGCGGTGGCCGCCGTCCGGGAGTGGAACGCGACGCTGGGACCGGACGCCGTCTGGGTGGCCTGCAGCCACGGTGACGTGATCAAGGCGGTGCTGGCCGACGCGTTCGGCATGCACCTGGACGCCTTCCAGCGGATCGTCGTGGACCCGGCGTCGATCTCGGTGGTCAGCTACACCGAGACCCGGCCGTTCGTCGTCCGGGTCAACGACACCGGCGGCGACGTCTCCGCGCTCATCCCGCCGCCGAAGAAGAAGCGCGGCCGCCGGAAGCCCTCGTCCGACGCCGTCGTCGGCGGCGGCGCGGGCAGCGGCGCCGCGTAACCTGATCTCGTGCCCCGTCAGGTCTACCTCTTCGACCGTCCCACCCGGTTCGTCGCCGGCACGGTGGGCCAGCCCGGCGACCGCACCTTCTACCTGCAGGCCTCCGACGAGGCCGGCCGCACGATCAGCGTGGCGCTGGAGAAGTCGCAGGTCCAGGTGCTCGCCGACCGGATGAGCGAGCTGCTCGACGAGGTCGCCACGCGCGCCTCGGTCGTCGTCCCGCCCGAAGCCGACGTCGACGACCTGGACCCGCTCACCGCCCCGGTCGACGAGGAGTTCCGGGTCGCGGCGATGGGCCTGGCCTGGGACGGCGAGGCCGACGCGGTCGTGGTCGAGGCCGTCGCCGCGGGCGAGGAGCCGATCGAGGAGGACGCGATCCTCTCCGACGCCGACGAGGGCCCCGACGCGCTGCGCGTGACGATCACCCCCACCGCGGCCCGGGCGTTCGTCGCCCGCGCCCGCCGGGTCATCGCCGCCGGCCGGCCGTCCTGCCCGCTGTGCTCGATGCCGCTCGACCCCGCCGGGCACGTCTGCCCCCGGCAGAACGGCTACCGGCGCTGAGCCGGAGGTCCCGGCCATGAGCGCATCCGAGCCCGGCCCCACGCCCGACGACGAGCTCCTCGACGAGGAGCTCGGGTACGACGACGAGGCCGACGAGGACGACGACGGTGACGTCGTGGAGCTGGACCTCGCCGCGTTCGACCACGGCGACCGCCGCGCCCCGTCAGGCACCGACGAGATCGCCACCCTCCTCCGCGACGGCGAGCTGGACATGGAGGGGCGGCTGCTGGACGCCAGCAACGTCACCCTGGTCGGCGCCGTCCGCACCGAGACGCTGGCCGCCACCTGCGTCTACAAGCCGGTGGCGGGGGAGCGGCCGCTGTGGGACTTCCCCGACGGCACCCTCGCCGGCCGGGAGATCAGCGCCCACCTGGTCTCCGAGGCCACCGGCTGGTCGGTCGTGCCGCCGACGGTGCTGCGCGACGGGCCCTACGGCCGCGGCATGGTGCAGCTGTGGATGGACGCCGACCCGGGCATCGAGCTCACCGAGTTCGTCCGCCGCGACGACCCGGGGCTGCGCCGGATGGCGGTCTTCGACGCCGTGGTGAACAACGCCGACCGCAAGGGCGGTCACATCATCCCGATGCCCGACGGCCACGTGTACGGCGTCGACCACGGCATCTGCTTCTCCGCCGACCCGAAGCTGCGCACCCTGCTGTGGCGCTGGGCCGGCCGGCCGCTGCTGCTGGAGCACCTGGCGGTGCTGGAGCAGCTGGCCGAGCAGCTGCGCGGCGACCTGGGGGAGCAGCTGCACGAGCACCTGACCCGGCGCGAGGTGCGGCGCACCCAGCAGCGGGTCGACGAGCTGCTGCGCACGCAGCTGCACCCACAGCCCAGCGGCGAGTGGCCCGCGCTGCCCTGGCCGCCCTTCTGACCGCGGCCCCACCGGCCTCCTGCTGACACGATGCGGTCCATGCCGCACCGCAGCCGCCTGTCGATCCTCCTGCTCGACCTCCCGCCCGAGCACCACGCCGCCGGCCGCGACTTCTGGTCCGCGGCCACCGGCCACCCGGTGGTGCCGGACACCGCCGACGCCACGTGGAGCTCGCTGGGCACCTTCGCCGACGGCTTCCACCTGGAGGTGCAGCGCACCGGCGAGGGCACGCCGCCGCGCTGGCACGTGGACGTCGAGACCGACGACGTCGAGGCCGAGGTCGAGCGGCTCGAGGGCCTGGGCGCCCGCCGGCTGGCCGACATGGGCCGGTTCTGGCAGCTGACCGACCCCGCGGGCCTGGTCTTCTGCGTCGTCGGCGTCCAGACCGGCGAGGAGTTCGACCGGCACGCCACCACCTGGCCCTGACCCTCACCCTGCGGTGGAGGGTCAGGTGGCCGCTCCGGCCGGGTGCCGTGCCCGACCGTCGGTGCCCGGAACTACGCTCCTGACGTGCTCTCCTGGCCCGCTCCGCTCCTCCCGACCCTGCCCGGGTCCGGGCCCGCCCTGCGGCTGCACGACACCGCCCGCGGCGAGGTCGTCCAGACCACCCCGGGCCGCATCGCGCGGATGTACGTCTGCGGGATCACCCCCTACGACGCCACCCACCTCGGGCACGCCGCCACCTACCTCGCCTTCGACCTGGTCAACCGGGTCTGGCGGGACGCCCGGCACGCCGTGCACTACGTGCAGAACGTCACCGACGTCGACGACCCGCTCTTCGAGCGCGCCGACCGCGACGGCGAGGACTGGATCGTCCTCGGCATGCGCGAGACGGCGCTGTTCCGCGAGGACATGACGGCGCTGCGGGTGCTCCCGCCGGAGGACTACGTCGGCGCCGTCGAGGCGATCCCGCAGATCGTGGCGAAGGTCGAGACCCTCTGGGACGCCGGCCTGGCCTACCAGCTCGACGACGGCACCGGCGACGTCTACCACGACGTCTCCCAGGCCCCCGGCTTCGGCGGGGAGTCCGGCTACGACGAGGCGACGATGCTGCGGCTGTCCGCCGAGCGCGGTGGCGACCCCGAGCGCCCGGGCAAGCGGCACGCGCTCGACCCGCTGTTGTGGAAGGGCGCCCGCGACGGCGAGCCCAGCTGGCCCGGCCCGCGCGGGGTCGCCGGCCGCCCCGGCTGGCACGTCGAGTGCGCCTCCATCGCGCTGGACACGATCGGCACCGGCTTCGACGTCCAGGGCGGCGGCAGCGACCTGGTCTTCCCGCACCACGAGTACTCCGCGGTGCACGCCGAGGCGCTGACGGCCACCAAGCCCTTCGCCCAGGCCTACGTGCACGCCGCGATGATCGGGCTGGACGGCGAGAAGATGAGCAAGAGCCGGGGCAACCTGGTGTTCGTCTCCCGGCTGCGCGGCGAGGGCGTCGACCCGATGGCCATCCGGCTGGCCCTGCTCTCCGGGCACTACCGCACCGACCGCGCCTGGACCCCCGACCTGCTGGAGACCGCGCTGCAGCGGCTGGCCACCTGGCAGCGGGCGGTCGACCTGCCCCTCGGCGCCCCGGCCGGCCCGGTGCTGGCCGCCGTCCGCGAGCGGCTGGCCGACGACCTGGACACCCCCGGCGCCATCGCCGCCGTCGACGCCTGGGCCGCCGCCAGCCTGGCCGAGGCGGCGTCGGGCAGCGGCACGCCCGCGGCGCAGGCCACCGACGACTGGGACGAGCAGTCCCCGGCAGTGGTGCGCGACCTGGTCGACGCGCTGCTGGGGATCGCGCTCACGCCGTGACCGCGCCCGGGTCCCCGTTCCGGCTGGCCGACCGAGCGGCCCGGGAGCGGGCGGAGGAGCAGCTGGCCCCCGCCGCCGCCCGCTCGGCGCGCACCCGCGGCCGGGCCCGGCCCGAACCCGAGGACGACCTGCGCACCGCCTACGAGCGCGACCGCGACCGGATCCTGCACGCCAAGGCCTTCCGCCGGCTCAAGCACAAGACCCAGGTCTTCCTGCACCCCGACGGCGACCACTTCGTCACCCGGCTGACCCACACGCTGCAGGTGACCCAGGTGGCCCGGTCGCTGGCCGCGGCGCTGTCGCTGAACGAGACGCTGGCCGAGGCCATCGCGCTGGCCCACGACGTCGGGCACTCGCCGTTCGGGCACATCGGCGAGGAGGCGCTGGACCCCTACGTCGCCGGCGGCTGGCACCACGCGGCCCAGGGGGTGCGGATCGTCGAGGTGCTCGAGGACCTCAACCTCACCTGGGAGGTGCGCGACGGGGTGCGGGCGCACAGCTGGAAGATCAGCCCGCCGCCGGACACCCGCGAGGGCGAGTGCGTGCGCTACGCCGACCGGATCGGCTACCTGTCGCACGACGCGCTGGACGCCGTCCGGGCCGGGGTGCTGCGCCCCGGTGACCTGCCGGCCCGCACCCGCCAGGTGTTCGGCGAGCCCGGCAGCGCGATGGTCGGCTCGATGATCGAGGCGGTCGTCGCCGGCAGCCTGTCGCCGGCCAACACCGGCGGCGCGGTCGTGATGGACCCCGACGCGCTGGAGGCCATGCAGGAGCTGCGGGTGTTCATGTTCGAGCGGGTCTACGAGTCCGACACCGCGGCCGGGCAGAAGAACGTGGCGATCGACGTCATCCGCCGGCTGGTCGACCACCACCTGGCCCACCCGGAGCTGATCCCGGCCAGCTACCGCGACACCGAGGCCGACGCCGTCACCCAGGTCGTCGACTACGTCACCGGGATGACCGACCGGTTCGCCCTCGCCGCGCACGACCGGCTCTTCGACGACACCGCGTCGCTGCGGATGCGCCCGCTGCTCGTCGTCCCCTGAGCCGGCCGTGGCCGTGGTGCTGGTGACCGGGATGTCCGGGGTGGGGAAGTCGACGGTGCTCGCCGAGCTCGCCCGGCGCGGTCACGCCGTGGTCGACACCGACGACGGCGGCTGGATCGAGCAGGCGCCCGAGCCGCTGTGGCGGGAGGACCGGGTCACCGCCCTGCTCGACGGGCACACCGCCGGGCACCTGTTCCTGGCGGGCACGGTGGCCAACCAGGGCCGGTTCTACCCGCGCCTCGACGCGGTGGTGCTGCTCAGCGCGCCGGTCGAGGTGCTGCTCGAGCGGGTCGCGTCGCGGACGACGAACCACTTCGGCAAGACCGCCGACGAGCGCCGGCGGATCGTCGCGGACACCGAGCAGGTCGAGCCGCTGCTGCGCGCGGGGGCGACGGTGGAGGTGGACACCCGACGTCCGCTGGCCGAGGTGGTGGACGCCGTCCTGCGCGCCGCCACTGCCGGGTCCTGATCGCCGGCGCCTCCGACGAGAACGCGCTGAGTGCTGCCACCCGGCTCGGGTGACAGCACTCAGCGGGCCGTGATCACGGGTGCTCAGTTCGACGACGTGCCGCCGCGGCGGCGCAGGTACCTCTCGAACTCCTTGGCGATCTGGTCGCCGTTGGCCTGGGACAGGTCGCTCTGGGTCGCGCGCTCCTCCAGCGAGCGCACGTACTCGACGACCTCGTCGTCCTCGTTGGCCATCTCGTCGACGGTCTTCACCCAGTCCTCGGCCTGCTGCGGGAGCGCACCGAGCGGCACCGGGAGCTCCAGCACCTCCTCCACCCGCTGCAGCAGGGCGACGGTGGCCCGCGGCGAGGGCGGCTGGGAGACGTAGTGCGGGACGGCGGCCCAGAAGCTGACCGCCGGCAGGCCGGACTGCACGCAGGCGTCCTGGAAGACGCCGAGGATGCCGGTCGGCCCCTCGTAGCGGGAGGTCTCCAGGCCCCAGTTGGCGGCGGACTCGGCGTCGTACGCCGACCCGGTCACCGGGGTGGGCCGGGTGTGCGGCGTGTCGGCGAGCAGCGCGCCGAGCGCCACCACCGTGGTGGCGCCCAGCTCCTGGACCAGCTCGATCAGCTCGTCGCAGAAGCTGCGCCAGCGCATGTTCGGCTCGATGCCGCGGATCAGGACGACGTGCCGGTCGGCGCCCGGCGGCTTGGCGACCGAGATGCGCGTGGTGGGCCACTCGATGCGGCGGCTGACGCCGTCGACGAGGGAGACGGTGGGCCGGTTGACCTGGAAGTCGTAGTAGTCCTCGGGGTCCAGGGCGGCCAGCGGCTCGGCGTCCCAGATCAGCTCCAGGTGCTCGACCGCTCCGGTGGCGGCGTCCCCGGCGTCGTTCCACCCCTCGAAAGCGACCACGACCACGGGGTCGTCCAGCTCGGGCAGGTCGTCTGCGGTGGACTTGGGATCGATCACCCTTCGAGCCTACGTCGGTCCCGGCGTCCCGCCGTGGTCCTGCTGGGGTGCCTGGGGCAGCCCGGACGAGGAGATCGGCGCCGGTGGGCCCGTCCGGCGGCGAGAGGTGCGATCATGGGGTGCTGTTCGAGGACGACGAGGTGGCTGACCGCCCGTCGTAGTTGCCAGGGCCCTGGCGCCGGACGTCTCTGTGACCGTGTCCGATCGATCCCGAGGACTGCCCCGTGCCCGAGTCCCCAGCGCCAGCCACGCCCGACCTCCGCCCGGACGCCACCGCCGCCCTGACGGCGCTGCTGCAGCAGCGGATCCTGGTCCTCGACGGGGCCATGGGCACCGCCATCCAGCGCGACCGGCCCGACGAGGCGGGGTACCGCGGTGAGCGGTTCGCCGACTGGCCCAGCGACGTGCAGGGCAACAACGACCTGCTCAGCATCACCGCCCCCGCGATCATCACCGGCATCCACCGCGAGTACCTCGAGGCCGGCGCCGACCTGCTCGAGACGAACACCTTCAACGCCACCCGCATCTCGCTGGCCGACTACGGGATGTCCGAGCTGGCCTACGAGCTGAACCACGCCTCTGCCCGGCTGGCCCGCGCCGCCTGCGACGAGATGACCGCCCGGACGCCGGAGAAGCCCCGCTACGTGGTCGGCGCGATCGGCCCGACCAGCCGGACGGCGTCGATCTCGCCGGACGTGAACGACCCCGGCGCCCGCAACGTCAGCTACGACGAGCTGGTCGAGGCCTACCTGGAGCAGGCCAACGGGCTGGTCGACGGCGGGTCCGACGTCCTGCTGATCGAGACCATCTTCGACACCCTCAACGCCAAGGCGGCTGTCTTCGCGCTGGAGACGCTGTTCGAGGAGCGCGGACGCCGCTGGCCGGTGATGGTCTCCGGCACGATCACCGACGCCTCCGGGCGGACGCTGTCCGGCCAGGTCACCGAGGCGTTCTGGCACTCGATCCGGCACGTCCAGCCGCTGCTGGTCGGGCTCAACTGCGCGCTGGGAGCGAAGGAGATGCGGCCCTACATCGCCGAGGTCGCCCGCGTCGCGGACACCTTCGTCTCCTGCTACCCGAACGCCGGGCTGCCCAACGCCTTCGGCGAGTACGACGAGTCGCCGGCCGAGACCGCGGAGGTCCTCGAGGAGTTCGCCACCGCCGGGTTCGTGAACCTGGTCGGCGGCTGCTGCGGCACCACTCCGGCGCACATCGCCGCGATCGCCGCCGCCGTCGAGGGCAAGGCGCCTCGCACCCCGGTGAGCGTCGCTCCGGCGCTGCGGCTGTCCGGCCTGGAGCCGGTGACCATCGACGAGTCCTCGCTGTTCGTCAACGTCGGCGAGCGCACCAACATCACCGGGTCGGCCCGCTTCCGGAACCTGATCAAGGCCGGCGACTACCCGGCCGCGCTCGCGGTCGCCCGCCAGCAGGTCGAGGCCGGCGCGCAGGTCATCGACGTCAACATGGACGAGGGCATGATCGACGGCGTCGAGGCGATGGACCGCTTCCTCAAGCTGATCGCCTCCGAGCCGGACATCTCCCGGGTGCCCACGATGATCGACTCGTCCAAGTGGGCGGTCATCGAGGCCGGCCTCAAGTGCGTGCAGGGCAAGCCGATCGTCAACTCCATCTCGATGAAGAACGGCGAGGAGGAGTTCGTCCGGGAGGCCCGGCTGTGCCGCAAGTACGGCGCCGCGGTGGTCGTGATGGCCTTCGACGAGAACGGCCAGGCCGACACCCTGGAGCGGCGCCAGCAGATCTGCCGCCGGGCCTACGACATCCTCACCGAGCAGGTCGGCTTCCCGGCCGA
This window encodes:
- a CDS encoding AAA family ATPase produces the protein MSGPVTGDPVFAAFCAAGLWPGLGKRTAADLPAAGITSPDEVSADRLQKLPRVGRQRAERLFSSFLAAGPTYEVVELLVGAGLNARLAVSSADLLGPDAARRLRDDPWALLSLTGVTLADADRLAITVLSGADRQDTRRGRAIVALTLRTATRDGHTVLPADLVVAALRAEQISDPAAAIVAAVESGDVLEHEPPLPEFDEDSDDELPEPDPALRTLSLARYGMAEEAVAENVHRLAATSGRIADPASVRSVAKGLDPAQQAAVAQVLGAGISLLTGGPGTGKSRTVASLVKLLQAKGTEVALAAPTGRAAKRLEELTDHPAVTVHRLLGAQGMTGGFSRNEEWPLDADVVVVDEASMLDVELTAALLEACKDGTHLLLVGDPAQLPSIGPGHVLGDLIDSGVVPVTELTTLHRQAAGGAIARLATGVRGGELVQVESPDREVVIVPATGSAEAAKRVVQLVTDSIPRALGIDPATVQVVTPVHRGPAGTIELNKALKAQLNPGDGTVFGFDVGDRVVATANHLDIEPIGFANGEVGVVTGTGEGSLSIDFSSGPVTVTGSALSDLRHGWAITVHRAQGSEWPGVVVVLPPEAGGMLSRPLVYTALTRAQKHLSIVHASGAALARAVREVDVRPRRTRLAGLLAELAD
- a CDS encoding aldo/keto reductase — protein: MEQRALGRSGLVVSRLGLGTMTWGRDTDEDEAAMQLTAFVDAGGTLVDTADVYADGESERTLGRLLSDVVPRDDVLVATKAVGRTGPGPMGRGASRGHLLAALDASLERLGLDHVDLWQLHSWDDATPVEETLAACDLAVSSGRARYVGISNYSGWQTAQAATWQRAWPGRTPIVSTQVEYSLLQRGVEREVVPAAEALGLGILPWSPLGRGLLTGKYRHSTPGDSRGASPQWAGFIDGLRSATADRVVEAVITAAEGLGTTPLGVALAWLRDRPGVVAPIVGARTAQQLQATLDADGVRLPPAIVTALDDVSSPPFSYPEHRPEQRA
- a CDS encoding undecaprenyl-diphosphate phosphatase, with amino-acid sequence MGWVEAVVLGLVQGLTEFLPISSSAHLRIFGEVFGWGDPGAAFTAITQIGTETAVLIYYRKKIGRVITTWLRSLRDRGLRSDPDARMGWLIIIGSIPIVVLGLLLQDRIESTFRDLRIVAIALVVFSLILFWADRVGSTQRELPDLTVRHGLYFGLAQAMALIPGVSRSGGTITAGRFLGYSRSAAADYSFLLAVPAVLGSGFFQVYESLDGGVDWGPTLLATAIAAVVGFAVISWLLRYLSRGSFTPFVVYRVVLGLLLLALVGAGVLDPT
- a CDS encoding histidine phosphatase family protein; this translates as MTTVVLLRHGRTTANTAGVLAGWTPGVRLDETGSAQVAAVAQRLSGVPLAAVVSSPLERCQQTAGAVVEGRELELQTDDRLGEARYGDWTGRPIKELVKEPMWKVVQQHPSAAVFPGPEGEGLAQTQARAVAAVREWNATLGPDAVWVACSHGDVIKAVLADAFGMHLDAFQRIVVDPASISVVSYTETRPFVVRVNDTGGDVSALIPPPKKKRGRRKPSSDAVVGGGAGSGAA
- a CDS encoding DUF3090 family protein; the encoded protein is MPRQVYLFDRPTRFVAGTVGQPGDRTFYLQASDEAGRTISVALEKSQVQVLADRMSELLDEVATRASVVVPPEADVDDLDPLTAPVDEEFRVAAMGLAWDGEADAVVVEAVAAGEEPIEEDAILSDADEGPDALRVTITPTAARAFVARARRVIAAGRPSCPLCSMPLDPAGHVCPRQNGYRR
- a CDS encoding SCO1664 family protein, which codes for MSASEPGPTPDDELLDEELGYDDEADEDDDGDVVELDLAAFDHGDRRAPSGTDEIATLLRDGELDMEGRLLDASNVTLVGAVRTETLAATCVYKPVAGERPLWDFPDGTLAGREISAHLVSEATGWSVVPPTVLRDGPYGRGMVQLWMDADPGIELTEFVRRDDPGLRRMAVFDAVVNNADRKGGHIIPMPDGHVYGVDHGICFSADPKLRTLLWRWAGRPLLLEHLAVLEQLAEQLRGDLGEQLHEHLTRREVRRTQQRVDELLRTQLHPQPSGEWPALPWPPF
- a CDS encoding VOC family protein; translation: MPHRSRLSILLLDLPPEHHAAGRDFWSAATGHPVVPDTADATWSSLGTFADGFHLEVQRTGEGTPPRWHVDVETDDVEAEVERLEGLGARRLADMGRFWQLTDPAGLVFCVVGVQTGEEFDRHATTWP
- the mshC gene encoding cysteine--1-D-myo-inosityl 2-amino-2-deoxy-alpha-D-glucopyranoside ligase, which codes for MLSWPAPLLPTLPGSGPALRLHDTARGEVVQTTPGRIARMYVCGITPYDATHLGHAATYLAFDLVNRVWRDARHAVHYVQNVTDVDDPLFERADRDGEDWIVLGMRETALFREDMTALRVLPPEDYVGAVEAIPQIVAKVETLWDAGLAYQLDDGTGDVYHDVSQAPGFGGESGYDEATMLRLSAERGGDPERPGKRHALDPLLWKGARDGEPSWPGPRGVAGRPGWHVECASIALDTIGTGFDVQGGGSDLVFPHHEYSAVHAEALTATKPFAQAYVHAAMIGLDGEKMSKSRGNLVFVSRLRGEGVDPMAIRLALLSGHYRTDRAWTPDLLETALQRLATWQRAVDLPLGAPAGPVLAAVRERLADDLDTPGAIAAVDAWAAASLAEAASGSGTPAAQATDDWDEQSPAVVRDLVDALLGIALTP
- a CDS encoding HD domain-containing protein; the protein is MTAPGSPFRLADRAARERAEEQLAPAAARSARTRGRARPEPEDDLRTAYERDRDRILHAKAFRRLKHKTQVFLHPDGDHFVTRLTHTLQVTQVARSLAAALSLNETLAEAIALAHDVGHSPFGHIGEEALDPYVAGGWHHAAQGVRIVEVLEDLNLTWEVRDGVRAHSWKISPPPDTREGECVRYADRIGYLSHDALDAVRAGVLRPGDLPARTRQVFGEPGSAMVGSMIEAVVAGSLSPANTGGAVVMDPDALEAMQELRVFMFERVYESDTAAGQKNVAIDVIRRLVDHHLAHPELIPASYRDTEADAVTQVVDYVTGMTDRFALAAHDRLFDDTASLRMRPLLVVP
- a CDS encoding AAA family ATPase, which gives rise to MAVVLVTGMSGVGKSTVLAELARRGHAVVDTDDGGWIEQAPEPLWREDRVTALLDGHTAGHLFLAGTVANQGRFYPRLDAVVLLSAPVEVLLERVASRTTNHFGKTADERRRIVADTEQVEPLLRAGATVEVDTRRPLAEVVDAVLRAATAGS
- a CDS encoding PAC2 family protein gives rise to the protein MIDPKSTADDLPELDDPVVVVAFEGWNDAGDAATGAVEHLELIWDAEPLAALDPEDYYDFQVNRPTVSLVDGVSRRIEWPTTRISVAKPPGADRHVVLIRGIEPNMRWRSFCDELIELVQELGATTVVALGALLADTPHTRPTPVTGSAYDAESAANWGLETSRYEGPTGILGVFQDACVQSGLPAVSFWAAVPHYVSQPPSPRATVALLQRVEEVLELPVPLGALPQQAEDWVKTVDEMANEDDEVVEYVRSLEERATQSDLSQANGDQIAKEFERYLRRRGGTSSN